A portion of the Stigmatella aurantiaca DW4/3-1 genome contains these proteins:
- a CDS encoding DUF2381 family protein, whose amino-acid sequence MGFKDRALPAKAVLAVVSKADVMDGKVEVDRRANTPEALLAALSQKEAELEELKARYAGSGPSGRCPAVGCPLPAGLFDVRCLSSKESHPWEHPEPLDDRRAKPRAPRRMVPPWPER is encoded by the coding sequence GTGGGCTTCAAGGACAGGGCCCTGCCTGCGAAGGCCGTGCTCGCCGTCGTCTCCAAGGCAGACGTGATGGACGGCAAGGTGGAGGTGGACCGGCGGGCGAACACCCCTGAGGCCCTGCTCGCAGCCCTCTCCCAAAAAGAAGCGGAGTTGGAGGAACTCAAGGCCCGGTACGCGGGCAGCGGCCCCTCTGGACGATGCCCAGCCGTGGGTTGTCCCCTGCCTGCCGGGCTCTTCGATGTACGATGCCTGTCCTCCAAGGAGTCTCACCCGTGGGAACATCCCGAGCCCCTCGACGACCGCCGCGCGAAGCCCCGCGCACCCCGCCGGATGGTGCCGCCATGGCCCGAGCGATGA